The proteins below are encoded in one region of Rubripirellula reticaptiva:
- a CDS encoding DUF1559 domain-containing protein produces the protein MSYPRLRRGFTLVELLVVIAIIGVLVGLLLPAVQAAREAARRMSCSNNFKQLGLGMHNYHSAYKQLPTQGTGTVLFVGNGDANAYWAENDLANSKRLSMLVGILPFVEQQAIWEQIANPSAKRSDGNLSAAIGTPTNPWPAMGPTPGTIQYLPWTYEIPTLRCPSDPGVGLPALGRTNYAACLGDSTYHTRFGPWNNRRTQSARETSSRAAHRGFFRPCAPSRFRDILDGLSNTIAMGEIATDLGDGATSTSAPNDGSTLGGNNAAIAAVMENPGACDNFKDPLRPRFWANGGANSDHSRGYKWAEAKQMFTGCFTVLPPNDVYCGRHNAKDLSFPGTMSSRHNGGVHVLMGDGAVKFITDSIEAGSRNSGMVWDGATGIGARAPGSQSPYGLWGALGSRAYKETVGLED, from the coding sequence ATGAGTTATCCGAGACTTCGACGTGGTTTCACGTTGGTTGAACTACTCGTCGTGATCGCCATCATTGGCGTTCTTGTGGGGCTGTTGTTGCCCGCCGTGCAAGCTGCCCGCGAGGCGGCTAGACGCATGAGTTGCAGCAACAACTTCAAGCAACTTGGCTTGGGCATGCACAACTATCATTCCGCGTACAAGCAATTGCCTACGCAAGGTACTGGCACCGTTCTGTTTGTTGGCAACGGCGACGCGAACGCCTATTGGGCAGAGAACGACCTGGCCAACAGCAAGCGTCTTAGCATGCTTGTCGGAATTCTGCCGTTCGTTGAACAGCAAGCAATTTGGGAGCAAATTGCTAATCCAAGTGCCAAGAGGTCCGACGGTAACCTTTCCGCGGCGATTGGTACCCCGACAAACCCGTGGCCTGCAATGGGCCCAACGCCGGGAACAATCCAGTATCTCCCTTGGACATACGAGATTCCAACTTTACGATGTCCAAGTGACCCAGGTGTGGGCTTGCCTGCTCTTGGACGTACCAACTACGCCGCCTGCCTGGGTGACAGTACCTACCACACCCGATTCGGGCCCTGGAATAACCGACGCACACAATCCGCTCGCGAAACCTCCAGCCGAGCAGCCCACCGAGGTTTTTTCCGGCCATGTGCTCCTTCGCGTTTCCGTGACATTCTCGATGGTTTGTCCAATACGATCGCAATGGGCGAAATTGCGACGGATTTGGGCGACGGTGCCACTTCGACCAGTGCTCCGAACGACGGTTCGACTCTGGGCGGTAACAACGCCGCGATCGCAGCAGTTATGGAAAACCCAGGTGCTTGCGATAACTTCAAGGATCCACTGCGACCACGTTTCTGGGCCAATGGCGGAGCAAACTCTGACCATTCCCGTGGTTACAAATGGGCAGAAGCCAAGCAGATGTTCACTGGTTGCTTTACCGTCTTGCCGCCAAATGATGTTTACTGCGGTCGGCACAACGCCAAAGACTTGTCATTCCCTGGAACAATGTCGAGTCGGCACAATGGTGGCGTTCATGTCCTGATGGGTGACGGAGCGGTGAAGTTCATTACCGATTCGATCGAAGCGGGAAGCCGCAACTCAGGCATGGTTTGGGACGGTGCTACCGGCATCGGCGCTCGGGCACCTGGCAGCCAGAGCCCGTATGGGCTTTGGGGAGCACTTGGTAGTCGGGCTTATAAAGAAACTGTAGGCCTGGAAGATTAA